The Parvibaculaceae bacterium PLY_AMNH_Bact1 genome window below encodes:
- a CDS encoding DoxX family protein (Derived by automated computational analysis using gene prediction method: Protein Homology.) translates to MSETQSNIGPVGQITSLVELVVGLFDRIPSLVFELAMRVSIAMVFWTSARTKVEGFLTLKPSTFFLFEYEYALPLIPHNIAAYMATYAEHFFPVLIVLGFATRFGAAALLVMTLVIQIFVYPGAWSLHLLWASVLIYLVARGAGVVSIDHLIKQKFS, encoded by the coding sequence ATGAGTGAAACACAGAGCAATATCGGCCCGGTCGGGCAAATCACTTCCTTGGTTGAGTTGGTCGTTGGGCTTTTCGATCGCATTCCTTCTCTCGTCTTTGAACTCGCCATGCGGGTGAGTATTGCGATGGTGTTTTGGACATCGGCCCGGACAAAGGTGGAGGGCTTCCTCACCTTGAAGCCAAGCACATTTTTCCTTTTCGAGTATGAGTACGCCTTGCCGCTTATTCCTCACAACATTGCGGCCTACATGGCGACATATGCGGAACACTTCTTCCCGGTTCTGATTGTGCTCGGGTTTGCAACGCGTTTTGGCGCTGCGGCATTGTTAGTAATGACCCTGGTCATTCAGATTTTTGTCTATCCGGGTGCTTGGTCTCTCCACCTGCTCTGGGCCAGTGTTCTGATCTACCTCGTGGCGCGTGGTGCTGGTGTGGTTTCCATTGATCACCTGATTAAGCAGAAGTTTTCGTGA
- a CDS encoding DNA-binding domain-containing protein (Derived by automated computational analysis using gene prediction method: Protein Homology.), with amino-acid sequence MLSLRDFQSEFGSAVLGGDGVLANVRAAEPIPLESRVNVYRNNVYASLIDGLEKAFPVVLQLVGQEFFRAMAREYLRDNMPARGTLIGFGAAMPEFLDGFPPVSSLPYLSDVARFELAWLRSYHAADEAPLTPDAISAVPQAYLGDVKFVLHPSLQTLQSAHPVVSLWQAHQPGQDPGAMNVNEGGEAALLLRSNLSVVVHQVERGALVFVDALRSGETFGVAATAAQNLQGDFDLSHILHLLLSGGGFARLIRS; translated from the coding sequence ATGCTCTCCCTGCGTGATTTTCAGAGTGAGTTTGGGTCCGCGGTGCTCGGTGGAGACGGGGTTCTGGCCAATGTCCGTGCAGCGGAACCGATCCCGCTAGAGAGCCGCGTGAATGTTTATCGGAACAATGTTTATGCCAGCCTGATTGACGGTTTGGAAAAAGCATTTCCTGTCGTGCTGCAATTGGTCGGGCAGGAGTTCTTCCGCGCGATGGCACGGGAGTATTTGCGGGACAATATGCCGGCCCGAGGAACGCTAATCGGCTTTGGGGCGGCCATGCCCGAGTTCTTAGATGGCTTTCCGCCTGTGTCGTCGCTGCCCTATTTGAGCGATGTTGCACGTTTTGAATTGGCATGGCTCCGCAGCTACCATGCTGCTGACGAAGCTCCTCTCACTCCTGATGCGATTTCAGCAGTCCCCCAGGCATACCTGGGAGATGTGAAGTTCGTTCTTCATCCGTCACTCCAAACGCTGCAATCAGCGCATCCGGTTGTGTCGCTTTGGCAGGCGCACCAACCAGGGCAAGACCCTGGAGCTATGAATGTCAATGAAGGAGGAGAGGCAGCGCTTCTTCTCAGGTCCAACCTGTCGGTTGTCGTGCACCAAGTTGAGCGTGGCGCTCTGGTGTTCGTTGATGCTCTGAGGTCCGGCGAAACGTTTGGTGTCGCTGCGACAGCCGCGCAGAATTTGCAGGGCGATTTTGACCTCAGCCATATCCTACATCTTCTTCTCAGCGGCGGCGGGTTTGCCCGTCTCATCCGCTCTTAA
- a CDS encoding DUF692 domain-containing protein (Derived by automated computational analysis using gene prediction method: Protein Homology.), with amino-acid sequence MTNHPAYQPDPILARAGVGLKADHYKRVLETKPDIGWFEVHPENYMGEGGSPHAYLSAIRQDYPLSLHGVGMSLGGVDPLDEDHLARFASLVERYQPALVSEHLAWATHQGDFLNDLLPLPLTEEALNVMAEHVDHMQSALKRQVLVENPSTYLSFVGEVMEEPEFLVALADRTGCGLLLDVNNVFVSACNHGFDPRSYIDSIPADLIGEVHVAGHAVEEINGAQLRIDDHGSAVVEDVWKLFGRLIDRVGPKPTLVEWDTNVPPWDVLKAEADKADALLKQSGPVLGRRHRDALPA; translated from the coding sequence ATGACCAATCATCCGGCATATCAGCCCGACCCGATCCTGGCCCGCGCCGGGGTCGGGTTGAAGGCTGATCACTACAAGAGGGTCCTCGAGACAAAACCCGATATTGGCTGGTTCGAGGTTCACCCTGAAAACTATATGGGCGAGGGGGGCAGCCCACATGCTTATCTCAGCGCCATCAGACAAGACTATCCTTTGTCGCTTCACGGTGTGGGTATGTCGCTGGGCGGTGTTGATCCCTTGGACGAGGACCACCTCGCGCGCTTTGCCTCGCTTGTCGAACGCTATCAGCCGGCACTCGTGTCAGAGCATCTCGCCTGGGCAACCCATCAGGGTGATTTTCTGAACGACCTTTTGCCGTTGCCACTCACTGAGGAAGCGCTGAATGTTATGGCCGAGCATGTTGATCATATGCAATCGGCGTTGAAGCGACAGGTGCTCGTTGAAAACCCGTCGACCTATCTGAGCTTTGTAGGCGAGGTGATGGAGGAGCCAGAGTTCCTTGTTGCGCTTGCCGACCGCACGGGGTGTGGGCTTCTGCTTGATGTGAATAACGTATTTGTTTCCGCCTGCAATCATGGGTTTGATCCCAGATCTTACATTGACTCAATCCCTGCAGACCTGATTGGTGAAGTGCACGTGGCTGGCCACGCTGTCGAAGAGATCAATGGTGCACAGCTTCGCATTGATGATCATGGTTCCGCCGTTGTTGAGGATGTCTGGAAACTATTTGGGCGTTTGATCGATCGCGTAGGGCCAAAACCCACGCTGGTTGAATGGGACACGAATGTGCCTCCATGGGATGTTTTGAAAGCGGAAGCTGACAAAGCAGATGCCCTGCTGAAGCAAAGTGGCCCGGTGTTGGGCAGGAGGCATAGAGATGCTCTCCCTGCGTGA
- a CDS encoding DUF2282 domain-containing protein (Derived by automated computational analysis using gene prediction method: Protein Homology.) has product MNKSTTSALVLAGAMSAALTLATAPVSAATPSGMEKCYGISLAGANDCAAGPGTSCAGTSTIDYQGNAWKLVPAGTCTSIDTPHGKGSLAEVERP; this is encoded by the coding sequence ATGAATAAGTCAACCACGTCAGCTCTCGTTCTAGCCGGTGCTATGAGTGCCGCTTTGACGCTTGCAACCGCACCTGTTTCCGCTGCAACACCGTCCGGCATGGAAAAATGCTACGGCATCTCCCTTGCCGGTGCGAACGATTGTGCTGCTGGTCCGGGTACATCATGCGCCGGTACGTCCACTATTGATTATCAAGGCAACGCCTGGAAGCTGGTTCCTGCGGGTACCTGTACTTCCATCGATACGCCTCACGGTAAAGGCAGTCTTGCCGAAGTAGAACGTCCTTAA
- the gltB gene encoding glutamate synthase large subunit (Derived by automated computational analysis using gene prediction method: Protein Homology. GO_function: GO:0003824 - catalytic activity [Evidence IEA]; GO_function: GO:0015930 - glutamate synthase activity [Evidence IEA]; GO_function: GO:0016491 - oxidoreductase activity [Evidence IEA]; GO_process: GO:0006537 - glutamate biosynthetic process [Evidence IEA]; GO_process: GO:0006807 - nitrogen compound metabolic process [Evidence IEA]), with product MKKNQKSTGSAPEALTDNERVKTVRPAGLPAAQGLYDPANEHDACGIGFVANIHNRKSHDMIANGLKILENLEHRGAVGADPKAGDGAGILIQMPDAFMRKAAKAEQIELPEEGAYGVGFFFLPKEAAGRAKIEALIEDMIAAEGQTLLGWRDVPVDNSDLGYSVLPTEPFHRQAFVARGADTADQDAFERKLYVIRKRVELGVSAMGDDEAASFFYVPSFSSRTVNYKGMLLAAQVGEYYKDLQDEEMVSALALVHQRFSTNTFPTWSLAHPFRLICHNGEINTKRGNENWMFARQGSMASDILGDDLKKLYPVIPEGQSDTAAFDNALELLVAGGYSLSHAMMMLIPEAWAGNPLMGKDRRAFYEYHAALMEPWDGPAAVAFTDGRQIGATLDRNGLRPARYYVTDDGDVMMASEMGVLPPEESSVTQKWRLQPGKMLLIDLEEGRIIGDDELKTELAASHPYQEWLDRGQMVLEDLPDPKNAVTPRVHAELLDCQQAFGYTQEDLSLLMAPMAETGQEAIGSMGTDTPIAALSGHSKPLYNYFQQLFAQVTNPPIDPIREETVMSLVSLIGPRPNLLELHSAGDQKRLEVRQPILTNGDLEKIRTIGDIPDNNFRAFTLDMTYPASEGAEGMEAALKELCAEAEKEVRAGDNIIILSDRKISAERIAIPALLATAAVHHHLIRKELRTAVGLVVETGEAREVHHFACLAGFGAEAVNPYLAFETLIDAKHRLSADLGAEEITSRYIKAVNKGLLKVMSKMGISTYQSYCGAQIFDAVGLSTEFVQKYFTGTSTTIEGVGLAEVAEETVRRHRDAFGNVPILEDALAVGGDYAYRVRGEEHVWTPDSIRDLQHAVRGSSKEDYRSFAKAVNVQNEHLFTIRGLFDIKKAEDDGRRPVPLDEVEDAKDIVKRFATGAMSFGSISREAHTTLAVAMNRIGGKSNTGEGGEEADRFTPLANGDSMRSAIKQVASGRFGVTAEYLANSDMIQIKMAQGAKPGEGGQLPGHKVDAVIAKVRHSTQGVGLISPPPHHDIYSIEDLAQLIFDLKNVNPAADISVKLVSEVGVGTVAAGVSKARADHVTISGYEGGTGASPLTSIKHAGSPWEIGLAETHQTLVLNHLRDRITVQADGGLRTGRDVVIGALLGADEFGFSTAPLIAAGCLMMRKCHLNTCPVGIATQDPVLRKRFVGAPEHVINYFFFVAEEVREMMAELGYRTFNEMVGQMQMLDKRRVVDHWKAKGLDFSRLFDKPVAAEGVGIYQTKTQDHNIDEILDRKLIELSQPAINDGKAVSIDLPIKNTDRTAGAMLGGEIAKLHGHKGLVDDLVHIKLKGTAGQSFGAWVTRGVTMELEGDGNDYVGKGLSGGRLIVYPPKEAQKIVPEESIIVGNTVLYGAVEGECYFRGVAGERFAVRNSGAIAVVEGAGDHCCEYMTGGVVVVLGETGRNFAAGMSGGIAYVLDEDGQFERRCNMAMVDLEPVLAEEEVNQDRHHQGGDLETHGRVDVMSDMTRFDGERLRQLIENHAHYTNSSRAQTILENWEDYLPKFRKVMPVEYRRALQELAAQRAEQPQLAVAGE from the coding sequence ATGAAAAAGAACCAGAAAAGCACAGGTTCAGCTCCAGAAGCACTGACGGACAACGAACGGGTCAAAACCGTGCGCCCCGCAGGCCTTCCGGCTGCGCAAGGTCTTTATGACCCCGCAAATGAGCATGATGCGTGCGGCATTGGCTTTGTGGCGAACATTCACAACCGCAAAAGCCACGACATGATTGCCAATGGCCTCAAGATTCTTGAGAACCTGGAACATCGCGGCGCTGTAGGCGCTGACCCGAAAGCAGGCGACGGCGCAGGTATCCTTATCCAGATGCCCGATGCCTTCATGCGCAAGGCTGCCAAAGCAGAGCAGATCGAACTTCCAGAAGAAGGCGCCTATGGCGTTGGCTTCTTCTTCCTTCCAAAGGAAGCCGCAGGCCGGGCAAAAATCGAAGCCCTTATCGAAGATATGATTGCCGCTGAGGGTCAGACACTTCTCGGCTGGCGTGACGTGCCTGTCGACAATTCAGACCTCGGCTATTCCGTTTTGCCGACGGAGCCCTTCCATCGTCAGGCGTTTGTTGCTCGTGGTGCTGACACAGCTGACCAGGACGCGTTCGAACGCAAGCTCTATGTTATCCGCAAGCGGGTGGAGTTGGGTGTGAGCGCAATGGGCGACGACGAAGCGGCAAGTTTCTTCTACGTACCATCCTTTTCATCACGCACAGTGAACTACAAAGGCATGCTGCTCGCCGCTCAGGTTGGTGAGTACTACAAAGACCTGCAAGACGAAGAGATGGTCTCAGCCCTCGCTCTCGTCCATCAGCGCTTCTCAACAAACACATTCCCTACATGGAGCCTCGCGCACCCGTTCCGCCTGATCTGCCACAATGGCGAGATCAACACCAAGCGTGGCAACGAAAACTGGATGTTTGCACGCCAGGGTTCGATGGCATCTGACATTCTGGGCGATGACCTGAAAAAGCTCTATCCGGTGATCCCCGAAGGCCAGTCCGATACGGCTGCCTTTGACAATGCGCTCGAGCTTCTCGTGGCAGGCGGCTATTCATTGTCCCACGCGATGATGATGCTGATCCCCGAAGCCTGGGCCGGCAATCCTCTGATGGGGAAAGACCGCCGCGCATTTTACGAGTATCATGCCGCCCTGATGGAGCCATGGGACGGCCCTGCCGCTGTTGCGTTTACAGATGGCCGCCAGATCGGCGCCACCCTCGACCGGAATGGCCTGCGCCCTGCCCGCTATTACGTCACCGATGATGGCGATGTCATGATGGCATCCGAAATGGGCGTGCTTCCCCCAGAGGAAAGCAGTGTCACCCAGAAGTGGCGTCTGCAGCCCGGCAAAATGTTGCTGATCGATCTGGAAGAAGGCCGGATCATTGGCGATGACGAGCTAAAGACAGAGCTTGCAGCCTCTCACCCCTATCAGGAATGGTTAGACCGCGGTCAGATGGTCTTGGAAGACCTGCCTGACCCAAAGAATGCCGTAACACCACGAGTTCATGCGGAGCTGCTCGATTGCCAGCAGGCCTTTGGCTACACCCAGGAAGATCTGAGCCTCCTGATGGCCCCAATGGCCGAAACCGGCCAGGAAGCCATCGGCTCTATGGGAACGGATACGCCCATCGCAGCCCTCTCCGGACATTCCAAACCGCTTTACAATTATTTCCAGCAGCTCTTTGCGCAGGTGACCAACCCGCCGATCGATCCCATCCGGGAAGAAACGGTGATGTCCCTCGTGTCCCTTATCGGGCCACGGCCGAACCTGCTCGAGCTGCATTCCGCAGGCGATCAGAAGCGCCTCGAAGTACGCCAGCCTATTCTGACGAACGGAGATCTGGAGAAGATCCGTACCATCGGAGACATTCCGGACAATAATTTCCGCGCTTTCACACTCGACATGACCTACCCCGCCTCTGAAGGCGCTGAAGGAATGGAAGCCGCTCTAAAAGAGCTCTGCGCAGAAGCAGAGAAAGAAGTGCGCGCTGGCGATAACATCATCATTCTCTCTGACCGTAAGATTTCAGCAGAGCGCATCGCGATCCCCGCACTTCTAGCAACTGCGGCTGTGCATCATCACCTGATCCGCAAAGAACTGCGGACAGCAGTCGGCCTTGTTGTGGAAACAGGGGAAGCGCGCGAAGTCCATCACTTCGCCTGCCTCGCGGGCTTTGGCGCTGAGGCTGTAAACCCCTACCTTGCTTTTGAAACACTGATCGACGCAAAACACCGTCTCTCGGCAGACCTTGGCGCAGAAGAAATCACCAGCCGCTACATCAAGGCGGTGAACAAGGGCCTCCTTAAGGTCATGTCCAAAATGGGCATCTCTACCTATCAGTCATACTGCGGCGCACAGATTTTTGACGCTGTGGGCCTAAGCACTGAATTTGTTCAAAAATACTTCACCGGCACCTCAACAACCATTGAAGGGGTTGGTCTGGCAGAAGTGGCGGAAGAAACCGTCCGCCGTCACCGTGACGCTTTCGGAAACGTGCCTATTCTCGAAGACGCATTGGCCGTTGGAGGCGATTACGCCTACCGGGTCCGTGGTGAAGAGCATGTTTGGACGCCCGATTCCATTCGCGATCTCCAGCACGCCGTACGCGGCTCATCCAAAGAAGACTATAGGTCTTTTGCCAAAGCGGTGAATGTTCAAAACGAACATCTCTTCACCATTCGTGGACTCTTTGACATCAAAAAGGCTGAAGATGATGGCCGGAGGCCGGTTCCGCTAGATGAAGTGGAAGACGCTAAGGACATTGTGAAACGTTTCGCGACCGGCGCTATGTCGTTTGGCTCCATCAGCCGCGAAGCACACACCACACTCGCTGTTGCGATGAACCGCATTGGCGGTAAGTCAAACACCGGTGAAGGCGGCGAAGAAGCTGATCGCTTCACGCCTCTGGCCAATGGCGACAGCATGCGCTCCGCCATTAAGCAGGTCGCTTCGGGTCGTTTCGGCGTGACGGCGGAATATCTCGCCAACTCCGACATGATCCAGATTAAAATGGCTCAGGGCGCTAAGCCCGGGGAAGGCGGACAGCTGCCAGGCCACAAGGTCGACGCAGTGATCGCCAAAGTGCGCCACTCGACGCAAGGCGTGGGATTGATCTCTCCACCGCCGCACCACGACATCTATTCGATTGAAGATCTGGCACAGCTGATCTTCGATCTGAAGAATGTGAACCCAGCTGCCGACATCAGCGTGAAGCTTGTGTCAGAAGTGGGCGTGGGCACGGTTGCTGCGGGTGTTTCCAAAGCACGCGCCGACCATGTCACAATTTCTGGCTATGAAGGCGGAACGGGCGCGAGCCCCCTCACCTCCATAAAACATGCCGGAAGCCCCTGGGAAATTGGCCTGGCCGAAACCCATCAGACACTCGTATTGAACCACTTACGGGACCGGATCACAGTTCAGGCAGATGGTGGCTTGCGCACAGGACGTGATGTGGTTATTGGCGCCCTACTCGGCGCTGATGAATTTGGCTTCTCAACTGCACCGTTGATCGCCGCGGGCTGTTTGATGATGCGCAAATGTCATCTCAACACCTGCCCTGTCGGCATTGCGACTCAGGACCCTGTCCTGCGGAAGCGGTTTGTGGGCGCACCAGAACATGTGATCAACTACTTCTTCTTCGTCGCTGAAGAGGTGCGTGAGATGATGGCAGAGCTTGGCTACCGCACCTTCAACGAAATGGTCGGTCAGATGCAGATGCTCGATAAGCGCCGCGTTGTAGATCACTGGAAGGCGAAGGGTCTCGACTTCTCCCGCCTCTTTGACAAACCAGTCGCAGCTGAAGGCGTGGGCATCTATCAGACGAAGACGCAGGATCACAATATTGACGAGATCCTAGACCGGAAGCTGATTGAGCTTTCCCAACCAGCCATCAATGACGGCAAAGCGGTTTCTATCGATCTGCCAATCAAAAACACGGACCGGACAGCCGGTGCCATGCTTGGCGGCGAAATCGCCAAGCTTCACGGTCACAAAGGTCTGGTCGACGATCTGGTCCACATCAAGCTCAAAGGCACAGCTGGGCAAAGCTTCGGCGCCTGGGTCACCCGTGGGGTGACCATGGAGCTGGAAGGTGACGGCAACGATTATGTCGGCAAAGGCCTTTCGGGAGGTCGGTTGATCGTGTACCCGCCAAAAGAAGCACAAAAAATCGTGCCTGAAGAAAGCATCATTGTCGGTAACACCGTTCTTTACGGTGCGGTTGAAGGCGAATGCTACTTCCGCGGCGTGGCAGGCGAACGCTTCGCCGTTAGAAACTCCGGCGCCATTGCTGTTGTTGAAGGCGCAGGCGATCACTGCTGTGAATATATGACGGGTGGTGTTGTTGTTGTACTCGGCGAAACAGGCCGGAACTTCGCAGCTGGCATGTCCGGCGGAATCGCTTACGTACTGGACGAAGACGGTCAGTTCGAACGCCGCTGCAACATGGCCATGGTCGACCTTGAGCCAGTTCTGGCGGAAGAAGAGGTCAATCAGGACCGTCACCACCAGGGTGGTGATCTGGAGACTCATGGCCGCGTTGACGTCATGTCAGACATGACCCGTTTCGACGGGGAACGTCTGCGTCAGCTGATCGAAAATCATGCGCACTACACAAACTCGTCGCGTGCGCAGACGATTCTGGAAAATTGGGAAGACTATCTGCCGAAATTCAGGAAGGTCATGCCGGTTGAATATCGCCGCGCCCTTCAGGAACTGGCAGCACAGCGGGCGGAACAGCCTCAGCTCGCAGTGGCAGGAGAATAA
- a CDS encoding glutamate synthase subunit beta (Derived by automated computational analysis using gene prediction method: Protein Homology.), whose product MGKVTGFLEIDRRDRTTRPAADRVREFKEFVIPLGQDGTKEQAARCMDCGIPFCHNGCPVNNQIPDWNDLVYRDEWQTALKNLHSTNNFPEFTGRICPAPCEAACTLNLIDEPVTIKTIECAIVDRGWEEGWITPQPAEHKLGKKVAVIGAGPAGMACAQQLGRTGYDVHLYEKHAKAGGLLRYGIPDFKMEKHHIDKRVEQMEGEGVTFHYNSNVGVDVAAKDLMDEYHAVIVSGGAEHPRDLPIEGRDLAGVHYAMDFLPQQNRRVGGEALGTVEPIMASGKHVIVIGGGDTGSDCIGTSVRHGALSVTQLEIMPMPPEKEDKLMTWPDWPLKLRTSTSHDEGAEREFAVMTQKFTGPDGNVEKLHCIRVDEKMQPIAGTEFELKADLVLLAMGFVHPIHEGLLTELSLELDGRGNVAADTSTYQSSNEKVFACGDMRRGQSLVVWAIREGRQAAREVDIFLTGSSGLPR is encoded by the coding sequence ATGGGTAAAGTAACTGGCTTCCTTGAAATCGACCGGCGCGACCGGACAACTCGTCCCGCCGCCGACCGTGTACGCGAGTTCAAAGAGTTTGTCATTCCATTGGGCCAAGACGGCACCAAGGAACAAGCAGCACGTTGCATGGATTGCGGCATTCCCTTTTGTCACAATGGCTGCCCGGTCAACAATCAGATCCCTGATTGGAACGACCTGGTCTACCGCGACGAATGGCAGACCGCGCTGAAGAACCTGCACTCAACCAACAATTTCCCTGAGTTCACAGGAAGGATCTGCCCCGCTCCTTGCGAGGCGGCCTGCACCTTGAACCTGATCGATGAACCCGTCACGATCAAAACAATCGAATGTGCGATTGTTGATCGTGGATGGGAAGAAGGTTGGATCACACCACAACCAGCAGAGCACAAGCTCGGCAAGAAAGTCGCCGTCATCGGCGCCGGCCCTGCAGGCATGGCATGTGCCCAGCAACTGGGACGGACAGGCTATGACGTGCACCTCTATGAGAAGCACGCAAAGGCCGGTGGCCTGCTTCGCTATGGCATTCCAGACTTCAAAATGGAAAAGCACCATATCGACAAGCGTGTTGAGCAGATGGAAGGCGAAGGTGTCACCTTCCACTACAACTCGAATGTGGGTGTGGATGTCGCTGCCAAAGACCTGATGGATGAATATCATGCCGTCATCGTCTCCGGTGGTGCAGAACACCCCCGCGACCTTCCGATCGAAGGCCGCGATCTGGCTGGCGTTCACTACGCCATGGACTTCCTGCCACAACAGAACCGCCGTGTAGGTGGTGAGGCGCTCGGCACCGTCGAGCCCATCATGGCCAGTGGCAAGCACGTCATCGTCATTGGCGGCGGCGACACAGGCTCTGACTGTATCGGCACATCCGTCCGTCATGGCGCACTTTCAGTGACACAGCTGGAAATCATGCCCATGCCGCCGGAAAAAGAAGACAAGCTCATGACCTGGCCGGATTGGCCGCTGAAGCTGCGCACCTCAACAAGCCACGATGAAGGCGCAGAGCGCGAGTTTGCGGTCATGACCCAGAAATTCACTGGCCCGGACGGCAATGTGGAAAAGCTCCACTGCATCCGTGTCGATGAGAAGATGCAACCCATCGCTGGAACAGAGTTTGAATTGAAGGCTGACCTTGTACTGCTGGCTATGGGCTTTGTTCACCCAATTCACGAAGGCCTGCTCACAGAGCTGTCCCTCGAACTGGATGGCCGTGGCAATGTCGCCGCCGACACAAGCACCTATCAGTCCAGCAACGAAAAAGTCTTTGCGTGTGGCGATATGCGTCGCGGACAGTCCCTGGTTGTCTGGGCAATCCGCGAAGGACGCCAAGCCGCAAGAGAAGTAGACATCTTCCTCACAGGGTCAAGCGGTCTGCCAAGGTAA
- a CDS encoding hypothetical protein (Derived by automated computational analysis using gene prediction method: GeneMarkS-2+.), with the protein MNAITPIELEGVVERFDDLGELEEGWTTVSKSELREEEITRKSATRVRRAFLITVLMLLLLNSAGLLQLVQGLSIGPVQDTIIVMSETWHEEMERHGVADVLSDIRTRVAEFVQQPWDDVLLAEPDLRLGETEAAAEPHEKDRTGLLRGAVLETSGS; encoded by the coding sequence ATGAATGCAATCACTCCTATTGAACTTGAAGGCGTCGTTGAACGATTTGATGACCTTGGTGAGCTTGAGGAAGGCTGGACCACAGTTTCCAAATCAGAACTGCGGGAGGAAGAGATTACGCGGAAGAGTGCAACCCGGGTGCGGCGCGCATTCCTGATTACTGTTTTGATGCTTCTCCTTCTCAACAGTGCGGGCCTGCTGCAACTCGTGCAGGGTCTGTCTATCGGTCCTGTGCAGGACACGATCATTGTGATGTCTGAGACCTGGCATGAAGAGATGGAGCGCCACGGGGTAGCAGATGTGCTCTCTGATATCCGTACACGGGTTGCCGAGTTCGTTCAGCAGCCCTGGGATGATGTTCTTCTTGCAGAGCCTGACCTGCGCCTGGGCGAGACCGAGGCAGCTGCAGAGCCCCATGAAAAAGACCGCACCGGCTTGTTGCGCGGCGCGGTCTTGGAAACTTCCGGTTCCTGA